Proteins from one Haliaeetus albicilla chromosome 4, bHalAlb1.1, whole genome shotgun sequence genomic window:
- the METTL5 gene encoding rRNA N6-adenosine-methyltransferase METTL5 isoform X1, whose protein sequence is MKKLKLKELESCLQQVDTFESPKLVLEQYPTRPHIAACMLYTIHNTFDDIENKTIADLGCGCGMLSIGSAMLGAGLCVGFDIDADALEIFNSNIEDFELTNINMVQCDVCSLSDSMLETFDTVIMNPPFGTKHNKGIDMIFLKTALQMAKTAVYSLHKTSTRQHIQKKADEWEVKMEVIAELRYDLPASYKFHKKKSILLTSFAPLTKCIHLISP, encoded by the exons ATGAAGAAATTAAAGCTTAAGGAACTGGAAAGCTGTCTTCAACAAGTCGATACTTTCGAAAGTCCAAAACTGGTCCTTGAACAGTATCCAACAAGACCTCATATCGCAG cATGTATGCTTTATACAATTCACAATACTTTTGATgatattgaaaacaaaacaattgcAGATTTAGGATGTGGTTGTGGCATGCTCAGCATTGGAAGTGCAATGTTAGGAGCAGG attgtGTGTGGGGTTTGATATAGATGCAGATGCACTGGAAATATTTAATAGCAATATTGAAGACTTTGAGCTCACGAACATCAACATGGTTCAGTGTGATGTCTGCTCTTTATCTGACAGCATGTTGGAGACTTTTGACACAGTTATTATGAACCCTCCCTTTGGTACCAAGCATAATAAAG GAATAGAtatgatttttctgaaaactgctttACAAATGGCGAAAACAGCTGTATATTCCCTTCACAAAACTTCAACACGGCAG CACAttcaaaagaaagcagatgaaTGGGAAGTGAAAATGGAAGTCATAGCAG AACTTAGATATGACCTACCAGCATCATACAAGTTCCATAAGAAGAAATCA ATTCTACTGACCTCCTTCGCACCTCTGACAAAGTGTATCCATTTGATTTCTCCGTGA
- the METTL5 gene encoding rRNA N6-adenosine-methyltransferase METTL5 isoform X2 gives MKKLKLKELESCLQQVDTFESPKLVLEQYPTRPHIAACMLYTIHNTFDDIENKTIADLGCGCGMLSIGSAMLGAGLCVGFDIDADALEIFNSNIEDFELTNINMVQCDVCSLSDSMLETFDTVIMNPPFGTKHNKGIDMIFLKTALQMAKTAVYSLHKTSTRQHIQKKADEWEVKMEVIAELRYDLPASYKFHKKKSVDIEVDFIRFSAKKLLN, from the exons ATGAAGAAATTAAAGCTTAAGGAACTGGAAAGCTGTCTTCAACAAGTCGATACTTTCGAAAGTCCAAAACTGGTCCTTGAACAGTATCCAACAAGACCTCATATCGCAG cATGTATGCTTTATACAATTCACAATACTTTTGATgatattgaaaacaaaacaattgcAGATTTAGGATGTGGTTGTGGCATGCTCAGCATTGGAAGTGCAATGTTAGGAGCAGG attgtGTGTGGGGTTTGATATAGATGCAGATGCACTGGAAATATTTAATAGCAATATTGAAGACTTTGAGCTCACGAACATCAACATGGTTCAGTGTGATGTCTGCTCTTTATCTGACAGCATGTTGGAGACTTTTGACACAGTTATTATGAACCCTCCCTTTGGTACCAAGCATAATAAAG GAATAGAtatgatttttctgaaaactgctttACAAATGGCGAAAACAGCTGTATATTCCCTTCACAAAACTTCAACACGGCAG CACAttcaaaagaaagcagatgaaTGGGAAGTGAAAATGGAAGTCATAGCAG AACTTAGATATGACCTACCAGCATCATACAAGTTCCATAAGAAGAAATCA GTTGACATTGAAGTGGATTTCATTAGATTTTCTGCCAAGAAACTCCTGAACTGA
- the METTL5 gene encoding rRNA N6-adenosine-methyltransferase METTL5 isoform X3 → MKKLKLKELESCLQQVDTFESPKLVLEQYPTRPHIAACMLYTIHNTFDDIENKTIADLGCGCGMLSIGSAMLGAGMLETFDTVIMNPPFGTKHNKGIDMIFLKTALQMAKTAVYSLHKTSTRQHIQKKADEWEVKMEVIAELRYDLPASYKFHKKKSILLTSFAPLTKCIHLISP, encoded by the exons ATGAAGAAATTAAAGCTTAAGGAACTGGAAAGCTGTCTTCAACAAGTCGATACTTTCGAAAGTCCAAAACTGGTCCTTGAACAGTATCCAACAAGACCTCATATCGCAG cATGTATGCTTTATACAATTCACAATACTTTTGATgatattgaaaacaaaacaattgcAGATTTAGGATGTGGTTGTGGCATGCTCAGCATTGGAAGTGCAATGTTAGGAGCAGG CATGTTGGAGACTTTTGACACAGTTATTATGAACCCTCCCTTTGGTACCAAGCATAATAAAG GAATAGAtatgatttttctgaaaactgctttACAAATGGCGAAAACAGCTGTATATTCCCTTCACAAAACTTCAACACGGCAG CACAttcaaaagaaagcagatgaaTGGGAAGTGAAAATGGAAGTCATAGCAG AACTTAGATATGACCTACCAGCATCATACAAGTTCCATAAGAAGAAATCA ATTCTACTGACCTCCTTCGCACCTCTGACAAAGTGTATCCATTTGATTTCTCCGTGA
- the SSB gene encoding lupus La protein: MAENGDGENMSILESKICQQIEYYFGNHNLPRDKFLKEQIKLDDGWVPLEVMIKFNRLSRLSKDFSVIVEALRKSKTGLMEINEDKTKIRRSPNKPLPELNDQYKAAIKNRSVYVKGFPLDATLDDIKEWLEDKGPVENIQMRRTLQRTFKGSIFAVFDSVESAKKFTEIPNQKYKDTELIVLFKEEYCTKKNEERRQNKVEAKARAKQEKEEKQKQAADAEMKSLEEKTGCLLKFSGDLDDQTCREDLHDVFSDHGEIKWIHFVRGAKEGIILFKDIAKEALEKAKAANNGNLQLRSKDVTWEVLEGDAEKEALKKILEDQQELLKQKTKGRKIKGKGRGGKIPQGAHKGKVQFQGKKIKFENEEEGGEDDTKTEPASPKKRPLEEMEKEQPAPKQLKTENGDGDQ, translated from the exons tactattttGGCAATCACAATCTACCAAGAGACAAGTTCCTAAAGGAACAGATCAAACTAGACGATGGCTGGGTGCCTTTAGAAGTAATGATCAAATTCAACAG GTTAAGTCGCCTTTCAAAAGATTTTAGTGTTATTGTAGAAGCACTAAGAAAATCCAAGACTGGTctaatggaaataaatgaagaCAAAACTAAAATCAGAAGATCTCCAAACAAACCCCTTCCTGAATTAAATGACCAATATAAGGCTGCAATTAAAAACAGATCTGTGTATGTT AAAGGCTTTCCACTAGATGCAACTCTTGATGATATCAAAGAATGGCTTGAGGATAAAGGTCCAGTTGAAAACATTCAAATGAGGAGAACATTGCAGAGAACATTTAAG GGCTCAATATTTGCAGTTTTTGATAGTGTTGAATCTGCTAAGAAGTTCACAGAGATCCCAAACCAGAAGTACAAAGACACAGAGCTGATAGTACTTTTCAA GGAGGAGTATTGTACaaagaagaatgaagaaaggAGACAAAACAAAGTAGAAGCCAAAGCAAGAGCTAAACA ggaaaaagaagaaaaacagaaacaagcagcAGATGCTGAAATG aagtctctggaagaaaaaacaggatGTCTTTTGAAGTTTTCTGGTGATCTAGATGATCAAACATGCAGAGAAGATCTCCATGATGTATTTTCTGATCACGGAGAAATCAAATGGATACACTTTGTCAGAGGTGCGAAGGAG GGAATTATCCTCTTTAAGGATATTGCAAAAGAAGCTCTGGAAAAAGCCAAAGCAGCAAATAATGGAAACTTACAGCTTCGGAGCAAGGATGTTACATGGGAAGTGCTAGAAGGAGATGCAGAGAAAgaagctctgaaaaaaatactggaagaTCAGCAAGAActgctgaaacagaaaacaaaag GACgcaaaattaaaggaaaaggaagagggggaaagaTACCTCAAGGTGCACACAAAGGAAAAGTACAGTTTCagggcaagaaaataaagtttgagAATGAAGAAGAAGGTGGTGAAGATGATACCAAAACAG AACCAGCAAGTCCCAAGAAGAGACCACtagaggaaatggaaaaagaacagcCTGCaccaaaacaactgaaaacagaaaatggagatGGAGATCAGTAA